AAGAGCGACATCAACATTGCCAATGGTGCGCCGGGAGTGCTGCGCAATCCCAAAATCTACTCCAGCGCCTGGAACTCCATCCGTCTGTCGCTGGCTACCGCCTTCTTCACGGCGCTGCTCGGAGTGATCCTCGGCTACGCCATTGTGAAGGGGCGCGGCACCCGCCTTTCCAAACTCGTGGAGCAAATCTCCTTCGTCCCGTATGTGATTCCGGGGATCGCTTTCGGAGCGGTGTATATCTCCATGTTCTCCAAGCGGGTGGGGCCGATTCCACCGCTCTACGGCACGTTTGCGCTCCTCGTGGTGGTGTCTGTGGCGAAACACATCCCCTACTCGGCGAGAAGCGGCGTGTCGGCCATGCTTCAGGTGGGGCGGGAACTGGAGGAGGCCGGGCAGATCGCCGGAGCCAACCTCTGGGAGCGATTCAAGCGCATCATCTTCCCGCTCACGAGCGCAGGGTTTGTCTCCGGATTCCTGCTGACGTTCATCACGACGATGCGGGAACTGTCCCTGATCATCCTGTTGGTAACGCCGGCCACGCAAGTCCTGGCGAGCCAGACGATGCGCTACACCGAGAACGGCGACGACCAGATGGCCAACGCCGTGATCCTCATCCTCATCACGCTGGTGCTGATCGGGAACTTCTTGATCGGGCGCTTCAGGGGCGGCAGCCTCAAGAAGGGCCTTGGAATGTAGATAGGGGGAAATCATGGGCACAACCATCACCATCAAGAACCTGACCAAGCGTTTTGGCGATGTGGTCGCGGTCAACAATGTGAGCCTGACCGTGGAGGCGGGGACCTTCCTGACCCTTCTCGGCCCGTCGGGCTGCGGCAAGACCACGCTCCTGCGATGTGTGGCGGGCCTGGAAGACCCAGACGAGGGCGAAATCTACATCGGCGACAAACTCGTGTATTCGCGCGCTCAGGGCATCTCCGTGCCGGCGGGCCAGCGAGATGTGGGGCTGGTGTTCCAGAACTATGCCCTCTGGCCCCACATGACGGTCTACAAGAACATGAGTTTTGCCCTGGAGATTCGCAAACTGCCCAAATCGGAGATTGACAAGCGCGTCAAGGAGTCGCTGGCCGAAGTCAAAATGCTGGGGTACGAGCATCGCTACCCCCGCGAGATGAGCGGTGGACAGCAGCAGCGCATCGCCCTGGCGCGCATGTTGGCCTATCGCCCCAAGGTGTTCCTGATGGACGAGCCGCTATCCAACCTGGACGCGCGCCTGCGGATGGACATGCGGGCCGAACTGAAGCGGCTGCATCATGTGGCCGGCGCAACAACCGTCTACGTTACCCACGATCAGGTGGAGGCGCTCACCATGTCCAGCCTCATCGCCGTCATGAAAGACGGCGTCCTCCAGCAGGTGGACACTCCCGACCGTGTGTACCGGTGCCCATCCAACCTGTTCGTGGCCGACTTCATCGGCAACCCGAAGGTGAATCTCCTGGAAGGGGTGGTGGACGGCCAAGGGCACGTGGATTTGGGCGAGTTCAAGGTGCCTGTGAACGTATGCGGGGTGCAGGGGAAGGTGGTGTTGGCCGTCCGGCCCGAAGACATCGCGGTCTATACGGAGCCGACGACGGGCGCGGTGGAATCCTCGGTCTACTCGGTGCTGCCATCGGGTGCCGATTCTACCATCGTGGCGTGCGTGGGCGAGCGGGAAATCACCATCCGCGTGCCCGGCCTCAGTTCCCTTAAGATGGACGACCGCGTGTGGCTGGGGTTTGACCCGCGGACGATCAATCTGTACGACGGAGATACCGGCAACCTGATCGCGGTTCGCGAAGTGTAGCCGCGCTTCAAGCGCGTCGCGCCCCCTGTTCGGGGAGCGGTAGTTGACGCAATGAAAGGAGGGGAGAACGAGCAGCGACACATATCCGATTGGTGAAGCGGTTTCGGCCCACTATTGCATTGCCAGGAGGGAGAAATGAAGATACTGGTGAGGAT
This DNA window, taken from Chloroflexota bacterium, encodes the following:
- a CDS encoding ABC transporter ATP-binding protein; the protein is MGTTITIKNLTKRFGDVVAVNNVSLTVEAGTFLTLLGPSGCGKTTLLRCVAGLEDPDEGEIYIGDKLVYSRAQGISVPAGQRDVGLVFQNYALWPHMTVYKNMSFALEIRKLPKSEIDKRVKESLAEVKMLGYEHRYPREMSGGQQQRIALARMLAYRPKVFLMDEPLSNLDARLRMDMRAELKRLHHVAGATTVYVTHDQVEALTMSSLIAVMKDGVLQQVDTPDRVYRCPSNLFVADFIGNPKVNLLEGVVDGQGHVDLGEFKVPVNVCGVQGKVVLAVRPEDIAVYTEPTTGAVESSVYSVLPSGADSTIVACVGEREITIRVPGLSSLKMDDRVWLGFDPRTINLYDGDTGNLIAVREV